One segment of Elusimicrobiota bacterium DNA contains the following:
- a CDS encoding glycosyltransferase family 2 protein encodes MEKLSVVVPAYNEQEVLPEFHRRLSAALEGLGLEAEILFVDDGSRDATAAVLAGLRERDPRVRVLRFSRNFGHQIAITAGLDHAVGDAAVVIDADLQDPPETLRDMVARWREGFDVVYAVRSQRESESFFKRATAGLFYRLLRSMTDVDLPVDAGDFRLLSRRAYKELNAMRERHRYVRGLASWLGFRQGSVTYRREARFAGETKYPLHKMLRFALDAIVSFSEKPLRLATYLGFSASLVSLLSIVYFLVYKLFPDFVGFPPLPPGTTAAIVAIFFLGGVQLICLGIIGEYLGRLYEESKRRPLYVLDDSEPRPEPR; translated from the coding sequence ATGGAGAAGCTTTCGGTCGTCGTCCCCGCGTACAACGAGCAGGAGGTCCTTCCCGAGTTCCACCGCCGGCTCTCGGCGGCGCTCGAGGGTCTGGGCCTCGAGGCGGAGATCCTCTTCGTCGACGACGGAAGCCGCGACGCGACCGCCGCGGTCCTCGCGGGCCTGCGCGAGCGCGACCCGCGCGTGCGCGTGCTGCGCTTCTCGCGAAACTTCGGGCACCAGATCGCCATCACCGCCGGACTCGACCACGCCGTCGGCGACGCGGCCGTCGTCATCGACGCGGACCTCCAGGACCCGCCCGAGACCCTCCGCGACATGGTCGCGCGCTGGCGCGAGGGCTTCGACGTGGTCTATGCGGTGCGCTCTCAGCGCGAGAGCGAATCCTTCTTCAAGCGCGCGACCGCGGGGCTCTTCTACCGGCTCCTGCGCTCCATGACCGACGTCGACCTGCCGGTGGACGCCGGAGACTTCCGCCTCCTCAGCCGCCGGGCGTACAAGGAGCTCAACGCGATGCGCGAGCGCCACCGCTACGTGCGCGGCCTGGCCAGCTGGCTCGGCTTCCGCCAGGGCTCGGTGACCTACCGCCGCGAGGCGCGCTTCGCCGGCGAGACCAAGTACCCCCTGCACAAGATGCTGCGCTTCGCGCTCGACGCGATCGTCTCCTTCTCCGAGAAGCCGCTGCGCCTGGCGACCTACCTCGGCTTCAGCGCCTCGCTCGTGAGCCTCCTCTCCATCGTGTACTTCCTCGTCTACAAGCTCTTCCCGGACTTCGTCGGCTTCCCGCCGCTCCCGCCCGGCACCACCGCCGCGATCGTCGCCATCTTCTTCCTGGGCGGCGTCCAGCTCATCTGCCTCGGCATCATCGGGGAGTACCTCGGCCGCCTCTACGAGGAGTCCAAGCGGCGCCCGCTCTACGTGCTCGACGACTCCGAGCCGCGCCCAGAACCGCGCTGA
- a CDS encoding radical SAM protein has protein sequence MFSFQTKLSMLRAVLTKDAPFYIQYYIDSRCNLMCRQCNIVEANADAPEADLDGVRRIADNLRAVGAGVVLLTGGEPFLRPDLPDMVRVFRERGLDVRLQTNGMRMATPERLKACVDAGARDINVSLDSLYPDKQDYINSVPGSWEPALRTVADISRIFPTKGSICSFGCVLSRYNFREIPHLLEFATRIGWHLSLVPVHITRPDLPMGFRSYDARFNFRPEDLPALDAVFERLYAMKREGFLLFDSFTFLRSAQNFIRTGTPTWRKDGVCDSPHLYFAVRPNGDFAVCCDHRLKGERVSLLDPDFPEVFRSRAFRERVAAQTGPCGGCHYGSYPEMTISVRDPQALWERFLLNFKAERKSIRPVSADELLALARGIREAHPEVYDLRAHPEEGNNPVILRWEDPKGRAELMKEYAEERLREGRVRAP, from the coding sequence GTGTTCTCCTTCCAGACCAAGCTCTCGATGCTGCGGGCCGTCCTCACCAAGGACGCGCCCTTCTACATCCAGTACTACATCGACTCGCGCTGCAACCTGATGTGCCGGCAGTGCAACATCGTCGAGGCGAACGCCGACGCGCCCGAGGCGGACCTCGACGGCGTGCGCCGCATCGCCGACAACCTGCGCGCCGTCGGCGCCGGCGTCGTGCTCCTGACGGGGGGGGAGCCGTTCCTGCGCCCCGACCTCCCCGACATGGTCCGGGTCTTCCGCGAGCGCGGCCTCGACGTGCGCCTCCAGACCAACGGGATGCGGATGGCGACCCCCGAGCGGCTGAAGGCCTGCGTCGACGCGGGCGCGCGCGACATCAACGTCTCGCTCGACTCCCTCTACCCCGACAAGCAGGACTACATCAACAGCGTCCCGGGCTCCTGGGAGCCGGCCCTGCGCACGGTCGCCGACATCTCGAGGATCTTCCCGACGAAGGGCTCGATCTGCAGCTTCGGCTGCGTCCTCTCGCGCTACAACTTCCGCGAGATCCCGCATCTCCTCGAGTTCGCGACCCGCATCGGCTGGCACCTCTCGCTGGTCCCCGTGCACATCACGCGGCCCGACCTGCCGATGGGCTTCCGCTCCTACGACGCGCGCTTCAACTTCCGCCCCGAGGACCTCCCGGCGCTCGACGCCGTCTTCGAGCGCCTCTACGCGATGAAGCGCGAGGGCTTCCTCCTCTTCGACTCCTTCACCTTCCTGCGAAGCGCGCAGAACTTCATCCGCACGGGGACGCCGACCTGGCGCAAGGACGGGGTGTGCGACAGCCCGCACCTCTACTTCGCGGTGCGGCCCAACGGAGACTTCGCGGTCTGCTGCGACCATCGCCTCAAAGGGGAGCGGGTGAGCCTCCTCGACCCGGACTTCCCGGAGGTCTTCCGCAGCCGCGCCTTCCGCGAGCGCGTCGCGGCCCAGACGGGCCCCTGCGGCGGCTGCCATTACGGGAGCTACCCGGAGATGACCATCTCGGTGCGCGACCCGCAGGCGCTCTGGGAGCGCTTCCTCCTGAACTTCAAGGCGGAGCGCAAGAGCATCCGGCCCGTGAGCGCCGACGAGCTCCTCGCCCTCGCGCGGGGGATCCGCGAGGCCCATCCCGAGGTCTACGACCTGCGGGCGCATCCCGAAGAGGGGAACAATCCCGTCATCCTCCGCTGGGAGGACCCGAAGGGCCGCGCCGAGCTCATGAAGGAGTACGCCGAGGAGCGCCTGCGCGAGGGCCGCGTGAGGGCTCCATGA